A segment of the Ferrimicrobium acidiphilum DSM 19497 genome:
GTGCGGGTCTATCTAGCTCCTTCACAAAGCCGCCAAGATCGTCGCACAACTGCTCCACCATTAGCCGATGTTCGAACAGGTCCTTTGAGGAGTTCAACAACGCCACCTGACCGCCCCTCAAGGCGGTTCCGGCGAGCGGACGAAGCGAAAGCAGATTGCCTGATTTTGCGGCTACCAGCTCGGGCGAGGCACCAAAGAAGCCATCGACGCAGTAAAGGTGGCTCGCCGGATGTGCCTTCTTTAACCGAGAAAGGGCACCACCGATGGAAAATCTCTCGGTCACCTCCTGCGTTGCATGCCCGGCGACCACGAGTTTGGTGAGTTGCCCCTGATCGATCGCGAGCTTAGCGAGCTGAATTCGGCGCGACGTGGCCTCTAAGTCATGGACGCGATCCCCTTGGAGGAGGGCACCTCCGGCGACTATACGCACATCTGAGGCGAGCCCAAAAATACCTAGCTCGGATGCAGCCCGCGGATGTGCCTCATAGACATCAACCTCGAGACGATCCCTGCCCGCCACCAGAACGACAGGGTAGCTTCGAACTTGAAATGACTCCGAGACAAGAAAACCACTAGACAGGAAACATGGTCCGGGCTGGCTGATACCAGGGTCGGATGCGCACAGAACGGGTTGTCCTACGCCCACGTAGAGACTGCCAGCAGCCTCAACCAGTTGGAAAGGGATGTGGTGGGCCTCAAGACTCGTAATGAATCCATAGAGAAGACCGGCTCCAAACGACCCGACCATAGACAAACCGGCAAGAAACCTCACACGCCTCTCCGTTTTGCAATCAGTAGCTGTGCCGCGCCGAGTCCGACAACGATACGCTTCAAGTCAACAAACCCACTCTGTTCAAAGAGTTCAACAAACCGATCCTCAGAGGGCAAATATGAAACCGACTGAGGGAGATACCGATAGGCAACCTTGTCCGATGAGATCAGGCCACCAATCAAGGGGACGAGTGATCCAAAGTAAAATCCATGCAGCTCGCGTACTACTTTGCTCTTTGGTGTTGCTACCTCCAGCACTCCAAGAACACCACCCGGCCTCAACACCCTAGATACCTCAGCGAGCACTCCGGCGAAGTCAGCAAAATTGCGGACGGCGAAACCGGAGCTGACTGCATCAAAACTCGCATCAGCAAAGGGCAAGGCCTCCCCCGCCGCCTGCACCAGCGGCGCAAACGGCTCCGCCCTGCGCAACATCTGATAGGAGAGATCAAGCCCGTAGACCTGGGCACCCTTGGCCGACCAAGCCTTCAGAAAATCCCCAGTGCCACAGGCGAGATCGAGGACCTGTGCGTGAGCTCCCAATTGCATCTCACGTATCAACCTAGAACGCCATCCTTGATCAAGACCGAACGTCATTACTCTATTTACAATATCATAAGTTCCAGCAATACGATCGAACATCTCTCGAACATAAGGCTGCTTCGCTCCCTCTCCAGGGAGCACACTGTCGCTCTGCATCATCCTAGTGATCTAACCATTCACAGAGCTGAACGATTCCTCGACCAGCCACTATCAGCGAGCTGTGCGCCACAGTGGCGGCAGCGTGGGTAGGCCCTGGAAGTCGGACGGTCGCATTGCGGGCAAGAACTGGCTTTTATCTCGCCAGAAGCGACTTTTCGAACGACCGAAACCAACATACCGCCGACGGCAACCACAAACATCCCCTCGAGGATATCCCGCGGGATGTGCGCAACCACAAACGCCACTAGAACCATTTTTGCATCTTCCTGCCCGCGGCCACCTCGGCCGTCAGAGTCATTCTAGTCACCCCGCCCAATGGAACTCGATGCCCGAGAGCAGGCTGTCAACTCTTGGATCGACTCGACGACCGCTGCGCACCCGTCGCCATAGTGGATTCATTAAACAGATACGCTGACCTAGGGTCCGCCAGACCGTCGGCGACCTTGGTGAACTCGTCAGCAGATGGATCCTTGGGTGCGAATTTCAACGATGATGGCACCATCTCCGCTCGCACTCTAGGCAACACCTCAGGATACTTTTCCTGCAAGAACAGGATCATCTTCTCCCTCAGTTCACACTCAAGATTCCAGGACCTCGAGCTGTCAGGCGAGCTCATCACGAACCGCAACTGCATCGTCGACACACCGAGCTGGGTTACCTGCATACGTGCAACCGAACCGTCCCAATCCGGCGAGGAGGCGAGGATCGCCAGATACTGTTCACGAATCGCCGCAACCGGTGCCGTGTAGTCGAGCTCTATGTGGACGATACCGAGGATATCCGATGTAGTTTTGGTCCAGTTCTCAAACGGATTTGTGATGAAATACGAGATCGGCAGCACCAAACGTCGAAGATCCCAAATTCTCACCACCACATAAGTGAGCGAGATCTCCTCAACCCTCCCCCAGTGTCCCTGAATGACGACCACATCGTCCAGTCGGATCGGCTGAGACACAGCAATCTGAATTCCTGCAATCACATTGGATGCCACCGGCTGGACGGCGATACCGGCGATTATGGTCAAAATCCCTGCCGAGGCGAGCACTCCAGCTCCCACCAATCGTACGGATGGAAATGAGAACAGAATCACTGCGAGAGCAATTAGGGCTATCACCACCACGATGATCCTTCGAAACACTCGAATCTGGGTCTGGAGGCGTCTTGCCTTCAGATTATCGACCGCATCGATGTGATAGTAGTAGAGGACAGCGTCCTCTATCGACTCCACCAGCCGGGCCAGACCCCACGCCACTACGGCGATCAGCAAAATCCAGATAGCATGACGAATATCCATCTCAGCCGAGACTGAGGCCTTGACGTAGTGCAACGACGCGATCATGAGCAACAACGGAACGAGTGCCCTTACCGGCCCTCTAAGCCTGCGAAGTGCTGCAGTGCGCACGGAATTTGGATGACGTGCGTTTACCCAGCGAGTTAGGCGAATAACTGCGAAGGCGATAGCAATGCCAACCACGAGCGCAACCAGAAGTGCTGGAAGCGCCTTTACATACTGTTGAAAAAGATTGCTCAATATCTGCGGGCCTCCTCGGATACTCGCCTAACAGTGTAGAGCCTGAACTCCCGTCGCCCGAAGATGATGCTACGCTTGGTCACATGCCAACACCAGTTCATGGAGTCGAAGGGCTCAAGCAACTCGTAGGAGTCGATCTTGGATTTACGCCATATCGCACTATAAGCCAAGAACGAATCGACACTTTTGCCGACGCCACCGACGACCATCAGTGGATTCATGTAGATACTGAAGCCGCTAAGAAGGGCCCGTTTGGGACCACTATCGCGCACGGCTTCTTAACTCTATCACTAGTCTCTGCAATGCTGCCCGAAGTTCTCTCGGTTGACGGAGTCTCAATGGGAGTAAACTACGGCGCGAACCGGGTCCGCTTTCCATCGCCAGTTCCTGTGGATAGCCGCGTTCGTCTCGGCGCCACCGTAGCCGAGGTCACAGACGTCGCAGGGGGAGTTCAGGTTCAGGTGAACGTTACCATCGAGGTCGAGGGTGCTCCAAAACCCTCGATGGTTGCCGAAATTCTGTTCCGCTACTATAGCTGACTCCTGCTGACAACATACGATCGGCGCTGCAACTCACCAGAGCACAGATGGTAGGCACCCATGGTTTGCCTTCATCTTGGTATAAGCAGACAGTATGCAGCGGTCACGATGCCCAACCACAGTGGCTACAGTTCCAGGCGCACCTGCTAAACGTCACCAGCCATTTTGCGCCCTAACGACGGCCACACCAGAACTTCGTAGGATCGCAATCCGGCTCGGACAGCAATGTATCGGATCCAACAACACCCATTCACCTGAACAACGTTAGCAACCAAGGTAGCGCCCATGCGAAAACCAGCGAACCCAGTTCGCGGGTTAACAACTCTGTGGCTGCTCGGAGACCGAGCTTAGCCGGTTACGAAATCCAGCGGCGGTTGATAGCTAATGGATTGCCACCACTCCAAGTGTCCATAATCCAACTGCTAGGACAAGAATTAGCAGCAACATGGTCACGGCAAGCTTGAACACCAGCCGTACCCCCACCAAGACCAAGACAACTATGACCAAGAACTCAGGCCAGCTACTGGACCCACTGAGATGCACCGGCAACCCCTCTCTTCCTCGACCACCTGCGAATGGTCGGGCGCCTCGTTAGCCTACCGCATCAAAGTGATAGTTAGAGTAAGGTCAATCGGATGGGGCATCACATCGATCAAGAGTGGTCAGAACTCACGCAGCTAACCAGCAGCGACGATATACCATCGGAGACTTCGGTGATCCTAGGCGCACCGGAGCTCGGTAAGAAGGAGGCGAAAAAGATCCGACGCCGGGCGGTCAAGAGACTCGTCGCGCTCCAAGAGGCGCTCTACGCACAGGCGACAGACGGAGTACTTGTAGTTCTTCAGGGTCTTGACACCGCTGGAAAAGATGGAACGATTCGCGCTGTTTTCGGCGGAGTCAATCCCCAGGGTGTGAAGGTGCATGGTTTCAAGGTTCCAACCCCCGACGAAGCAGCTCATGACTACCTGTACCGCATCCACCAAGCCGTCCCCGCACGAGGTGAGATCGGCGTATTTAACCGATCGCACTACGAAGATCTCATCGTTCCACTAGCAACCAAGAAGATGACAGAAAAAGCGTTCATGACACGCATCGACGAGATCCATGAATTCGAGAGCTACCTTCTCGAACAGAAGATCACGATCGTGAAATTATATCTTCATGTCTCCTACGAGGAACAAGGAAGGCGGCTGCTAAGCCGGCTGAAGAATCCAGAGAAGCATTGGAAGTTTTCGCCGAATGACCTCACTACTCGCGAACACTTCAGTAGCTTTTCTGAAGCCTACAGACGCATCATACCTGCCACCTCGTTCGATGAACTACCGTGGCATATCATCCCCGCAGATCAGAGATGGTATCGCAACTCGGTCGCATCCTCCATCGTCACCGAAGCCGTTGCCGCGCTTGCACCTCACGCCCCCGAAATCGATATCGCCCATATCGCAAAGATTCGCGACGAGCTTACAACAGAGCTAAATGACTCCAACTACTGAATAACTTCCGCGGCTAACCAACTCCAGCCGCTGAGCAAAACAGGACAACCGGTGGATCCGTTCTCCGACAGACGTCGTCAACTCACACCCATGCCGGTGACGATCACACTCGGCCTGCAGCCTCACTCGGCGTATAACCTCACCCGGGGTTCAACAGTCCCTCTAGTGAAACCAGGTCTTGGCGTAGAGCCTAGATTGAGGATGAATGAAGAGTGCAAACATAACCACTGTCAAAACTACGTTCAATAGCTGGGCACCAAATAGTGATGATAATCCCGCCGTGAAGACGAGATAGATCAAAAGCAGGAGTGGGATACCTGTAGCCACCACTGCTGCGTAGTAGCCATACTTTCGCGAATTCGCAACACCATAGGCACCACCAAGCGGAAGCAGAATGTCTAGAAGAAGTATAGGAATGGACAGGCCACCGCCAAATAACACCGCCAAGATAGCCAGCGCGGCGTTGAGATACAGGAGCAGAACACCAATCTGAAGCGTCTGTGGTTGTGTTCGATCGAACAGCTTAAGCTCTCTCATCGCTTCAGTCTAACCGATGATAGAACAGAATTCCCAAAACGGATCTCAGGAAGTTGAAACCGGGCGCTCAACGCTATACTTGGTGCGCTATTGTGAAGGCATGGAAGCTCACCACAATGGTCACCGCGACATCTCCGGTGGCGGCGCACGCGCCGCGGTGTTTGGCGTCTCAGATGGACTGCTATCGAACGTTGCCTTAATTCTTGGCGTAGCCGGCGCCCATCCCGCACCCAAAGCGGTAGTTATCGCCGGACTGGCAGGTCTCGTTGCTGGAGCCTTTTCCATGGGAGTTGGCGAGTATATCTCAATGGGAGCTCAACGCGAGTTGTTCGAACATGAATTAAGGATCGAAGCTACCGAGATTCGTGAACGTCCCGATGCCGAGACTCGCGAACTTACCGAGCTCTATGTATCTAGAGGGGTTCCCAAAGAGCTCGCGGCCGAGGTGTCTGATTACCTAATGCGAAACCCCGACACCGCCCTACAGGTCCATGCCCAAGAGGAGCTCGGGGTTGCACCGGACTCGGTAGGATCGCCAATCCAAGCCGCACTCGCCTCCTTCTTCTCCTTCGCCATTGGTGCCCTTATTCCACTCGTCGCGTGGTTTGTCACCATCGGGTCGGCTGCTGTCATCGCCTCAGCCATTTCAGCAGGAGTAGCGAGCCTGCTTGTCGGTGGTGGGCTGGCAGCGATGACCGGACGCAGCGTTAGCAAAGGTGCGGCCCGCCAGTTCATTCTCAGCGCAGTCGCGGCACTGGTAACCTATGGAGTAGGCCACTTCCTTGGAGCTACGATACGCTAGCTAGCTCTCGGCCCAGCTAGCTTTCGGAACGGCTAGCTGCGTCTCCGCTAGTGGTATCACCAATTGAGGACACCACGACATTGGGGATCTTGCAACCAAGCAACTCGAGACCGCCTTGCTAGACTCAGTACGTGCCCTTAGCCCACTCGATTGAGACTCGAAGAATCATCAAATTTACAGACGGTGTCACCAGCGTCGCCATGGACTCTCTCATCCAAGAGGAACCTCTGGTTATTGACGTCGAGTGGCCAGGAACCGACTCTGTGCACTTCACCACCACGATGCGTACACCCGGCGATGACTTTGCTCTAGCGATAGGAATTTTAGCCACCGAGAGCGGAATCACCAAGGATGACATACGTCAGACTCGATACTGCGTTGGCCCCGGGAACATCCAAGATTACAACAAGGTCACCGTTGCGCTCCGCAAGCCGGTAAAGCTTCAGCCTTCAGATCTGCGACCCGTATCCTGCGGTTGGTGTGGGACCGCGGATCTCGTCGACCGACTCGTGGTCACCATGGCATCATCGTCCAGCCAGAGCTACCAGGTGCGCGACGTTCTCGATCTCTTCGACGAATTCGATCAACACCAAAAGACATTCCAGGCCACCGGTGCTTCGCATGCAGCGCTTCTAAAACCTCGTGAAGGTGAGATCATCATGGGCGAGGATGTCGGGCGCCACAACGCACTGGACAAAGCAATCGGTCACGCCATCCTTGATGGAGTATCACTTGCCAATGGCATAGCCCTACTCTCGGGGCGAGCTGGATCAGACCTGGTACTCAAAGCCGCGCGTGCCGGCCTCTCGCACATCGCCTCAGTTTCAGCTCCCACAGCTCTAGCCGTTGAGCTTGCCAACCAAGCAGGGATAACCCTTCTCGGGTTTGTTCGATCTGGAAGATTAAACCTGTACACCCATGCTGAAGGTCTGGAAGAAACCTACGATGCAACTCGCGTTCTTCGCTGAATCCGACGAATCCGACGAATCATACGCCGCTCTTCCTCGTCCTTGCCTCCCCAAATCCCATACTCTTGGTTAGTCCGCAAAGCAAATTCGAGACACTCTAAGGAGACCGCGCACTCTGCGCAGAACTCCTTCACCCTGCGAATCTGAATCTCGGCGTCGCCAGTGACGCCAACTGGGAAAAACCATCCAGGATCCATCTCTCGGCACTTGGCGTTGCTTCGCCACGCTTCGTAGTCCCAGGTCGCTAACTTTGCCGACTCCATCGAACACCTCCGAATTCGTTCTGTGCAACCTCGATCCCCCGTGTTCGAGCCACCAACCGAGTCATCATACCAACGAGTAGCGAGTCAATTTATGGACCCCATTGTCCCTCACCGCATCGCCCACTTGACCGGACGACATAATAAGTATAATACAAGCTTCCTGACTTAGGTATACACAAAGCTCGCACTAATACTGCAACCAATCTTCTGCTGAAACTATTCTCGAGGAGCCGACAAGCTACGAACAAGACTCAAGTCGCCGATCGCCACGAAGCTGACCCAGGAGGCCACGGATCATCGCAGCCAACGCTACCGGAGAGGAGTGAAGGATGTCATGCCCAGAAGCTGGCAACAGCTCCAGGGTGGCACTAGGTAGACGATCGGCAGCATGAACCATAGCTGCTAGTGGGACCACCCTATCTCGCAGACCAGCTACGATCACCGACGGGCATCGCACAAATGGCAACTGGTTCTCCACCAGACGCAGCTCGGCTAGAAGGTGACGTTGCTCGGCTAAAAAACTTCGACGGGTCCGTCCAAACTGGGAATGTCTTCGTATGCCAAGAGTGACGCCAGCGATCAGCGCAGATGTCATGTCGCCGAAAAACCGTGCGGCGAGTAGCCGATCAATTGCCACAAGCGAAGTTTGAGTGATAGGGGGCGCTGCCAATACCAGTCCTGCCACCCGCTCAGGGTCAAGCTGAGCGGCCCGTACCGCGATGGTTGCACCCAACGAGTGTCCTATAAGGAGAACCCGACGAGAGCCAAACTGTTCCAACACCCATTTCGCATTAGCCTCAATTCCGACCACACCGAGCGGATTCGAACCCCAGCCTGGCCTGTCCATGCAGACGACTCTCAACCGAGGATCCATCCACCGATGGACAAGAGCAAAATCCTCCTTCTTCCCAGGTTGTCCGTGCAGAAATACCACCTCAAGATCATTTACCATCGTGGAGCTCCGAATCGACACGAACCTCGGACTGCGCAAGATAGATCAATGCGAGAATCTCCACTACAAGGGCGAGGATGCTGGCTAACGCGCTTGGACCAGCCCGAAAGAGCGGCGTCTGCAGCGCTAATGTGCTGATGGTGATAGCAGCGATAGGCTCTCCAACCGCCACCAAAGGCAACACGCGCGCGAGACTCTGTTGTTGAAAGGCACTCTGCACAACCAGGAGTGCAAGTGCCCCTACCACCAGTAAAATCCAGAGTTCCCAATGTTCAAGAGTACGAAGCGCTCCAAACTGGGTCCAAATAATCCCTACTTCGCGCTCAAATATAGAGACGATGCCTAGCAAAATGGCACCTAACATCGCCTGGACCCTGCCATGGCCAGCCAATAGCGGCCGCAACAGGGTCACGGTCAACAGACCGATGACAACCCCAAGTGCTCCAATCACTATGGATGGAGTGATGAAAATGGTTCGCCCGCTCGCCGGCGGACTAAGGACGAGAAAGGTGATGAGTGAGCCACAGCTCACAAATAGCGCGACCACATCACCAACTCCGATAGGTCTGCGAGCAAGAAAATGCTCGAAAAGCACGGCGAGAACAAAGCCACTCGCAAGAATCGGCAATACCTGAGGGACCGACCCGTACTTTAAAGCGAAGAACTGCGCCCCACCTCCGACAATATCAAAAACTGCCCCGAGGCCAAAGCGCGGGTTTGCCAATAGCCTCCACAAAAGGCTGAAACGAAGATTTAACTCGGTTGCCGAAGCCGTACTGGCTTGGAACTGTAAAACCGCAGCCATCCCAAAGCAGACCGCAGCCAGTAGAGAAAGAAGCACCACCACGAGGTCTCTAAGTCTATGACCAACTGGTAGGATGAACGTCAATGTCAACCACAAAGGCACTCCTGCTCTCTGCAAGAATGGGTGGCGGCCACAACGGGGTAGCCCGAGTCGTTTCTGAGGAACTCGCTAGCTACGGGATCGAATGCGAGACTCGTGATTTTCTTGATGCCTCGCCTCGTATGGGACGCATCCTTGAGCGTGGCTTCAAGCTCGAGGTGGAGCGAGCCCCATGGGCCTATCAGCTCGAGTTCTGGTTATGGAACGGATTCACACCTATTGTCACCTTCACACGTCGAGTGCTCCAGGCATTTTTTCAGCGCGGCGTGGCTCGTTGGATCGAAGACATAGATCCTGACATAATCATTGCACTCCATCCCTTCAGTGCCCAACTGCTAGGCCAGATGCGCCACCAACGCAATCCTGTGGTCTCTAATCGACCAATCGCAACCTTTCTCACTGACTATTCAGTTCACCCTCTCTGGGTGCATCCAGACGTTGATCTCCATCTTTGTGTCTCTGAGACGGCGGCTGTGCAGGCTCGCACTCGCGCGGGTGCCTCCGGAGAGATAGTGGTCACCGGACCCTTCGTTGACCCCAAGTTCTTTAGCCACGTCGACAGACAAGCGGCGCGGGAGGCGCTATCGATTCCGAACGATCGCTTCGTAGCACTGATCGTCTCGGGGTCATGGGGAGTTGGTGATATAGCCGAGACCTTTCAGCTCCTGGCGAGCAACGATGAATTCTTCCCCGTCGCGCTCTGTGGACACAACCGCGATCTTCAAGTTCAACTCGCAAACGATACACGTGGGTTAGCTGTTGGCTGGACAGACGATGTTCGTCTCTACATGGCAGCTGCTGATGTCGTGATCCAAAACGCCGGAGGACTTACCTCGCTAGAGGCGATGGCGGCAGAGCGCCCTGTGATCTCCTACCGCCCTATCGCGGGTCATGGACGTGAAAATGTAGCCGCGATGGAGTCAGCTGGGGCCACCGTATGGTGCCACGACAAGAACGAACTAGTTGAACAGGTGCGAAGCCTGAGCAACGAGCCGTCTGAACAGGTAAACAAGCAGCTCGGCCAGTTCCAACCCGCTCCCCACCAGCCGATCCTAGAGCTTTTACACGAAGCTCGCTTGACACAGACAACGCGTCGGGGAGTGTGGGCTCTTCGCCTCACGCGCACTGCGGCGATGTTGATCGCCCTTTTCGTGATGGCCAACCTGGTCTCAGGAGTGATCGGCTATCACGGCCTGAACCTGACCAAGACCGCCAGCAAATCAAACTATGTCTATCTCTCCGTCCGGCTCTCATCACAGCAGCTCGCGAATCCAAAGATCGATAGATTGGCGACAAGCTCTGGCATCGGGGTTGTTGTTACTGGTCAGCAAGCCATCTCGGATCCAAACGCGGTCCGCTACGCCTACCATCAGGGTGTCGAGGTGATCAACGGCGGGACTGGCACCTCCTCGGACTTTAACTTCATACTCCCAGAGAACGACTTATCTACGGGGCGAGCCGATCTCGCACACGCCCTTGGGGTGCAGGTGAACGCCTATCTTCCTCAAAACACAATGAATGCCTTTGATCTTGCGTGGGCTTCACTCCACCACCAAACCATCATCCCGGCTCGCATTATTTCACACCGCTTCAACATCAATCCTAACCCGGGGGCGATTCTGGAGCTGAATCTCACCAGCATGTCGATCACTCACGCTGCTAAGGTCATCGAGGCTGAGATAACACATCTTGGCAGGAAGCACCTCATCCTGGCACCGTTTGCAACTCTCCACGCTACGAGCGCGGTACGCGCATGAAGACCACTACAGCGGCTGCCGCGGCGGTCGGTGCTAAGCTCACGATCCACATCGGATCCTTCCTGACCCACACCTGGATACTTGCACCAATTAGCGCGCCCTGGCTCCTCGGCTTT
Coding sequences within it:
- a CDS encoding chorismate-binding protein — translated: MRFLAGLSMVGSFGAGLLYGFITSLEAHHIPFQLVEAAGSLYVGVGQPVLCASDPGISQPGPCFLSSGFLVSESFQVRSYPVVLVAGRDRLEVDVYEAHPRAASELGIFGLASDVRIVAGGALLQGDRVHDLEATSRRIQLAKLAIDQGQLTKLVVAGHATQEVTERFSIGGALSRLKKAHPASHLYCVDGFFGASPELVAAKSGNLLSLRPLAGTALRGGQVALLNSSKDLFEHRLMVEQLCDDLGGFVKELDRPARPVLFDAGRLIHLATPMRGRLLPGVTLADVVLAIAPTAAVSGVPRISAVEMLRELEIFRGKYAGIVGLTDPFGDGEVYLSIRGASVVDGRLDLVAGAGIVADSQVDSEVAEIEAKIDVVTRALSAR
- a CDS encoding ubiquinone/menaquinone biosynthesis methyltransferase → MMQSDSVLPGEGAKQPYVREMFDRIAGTYDIVNRVMTFGLDQGWRSRLIREMQLGAHAQVLDLACGTGDFLKAWSAKGAQVYGLDLSYQMLRRAEPFAPLVQAAGEALPFADASFDAVSSGFAVRNFADFAGVLAEVSRVLRPGGVLGVLEVATPKSKVVRELHGFYFGSLVPLIGGLISSDKVAYRYLPQSVSYLPSEDRFVELFEQSGFVDLKRIVVGLGAAQLLIAKRRGV
- a CDS encoding mechanosensitive ion channel family protein, producing MSNLFQQYVKALPALLVALVVGIAIAFAVIRLTRWVNARHPNSVRTAALRRLRGPVRALVPLLLMIASLHYVKASVSAEMDIRHAIWILLIAVVAWGLARLVESIEDAVLYYYHIDAVDNLKARRLQTQIRVFRRIIVVVIALIALAVILFSFPSVRLVGAGVLASAGILTIIAGIAVQPVASNVIAGIQIAVSQPIRLDDVVVIQGHWGRVEEISLTYVVVRIWDLRRLVLPISYFITNPFENWTKTTSDILGIVHIELDYTAPVAAIREQYLAILASSPDWDGSVARMQVTQLGVSTMQLRFVMSSPDSSRSWNLECELREKMILFLQEKYPEVLPRVRAEMVPSSLKFAPKDPSADEFTKVADGLADPRSAYLFNESTMATGAQRSSSRSKS
- a CDS encoding MaoC family dehydratase; amino-acid sequence: MPTPVHGVEGLKQLVGVDLGFTPYRTISQERIDTFADATDDHQWIHVDTEAAKKGPFGTTIAHGFLTLSLVSAMLPEVLSVDGVSMGVNYGANRVRFPSPVPVDSRVRLGATVAEVTDVAGGVQVQVNVTIEVEGAPKPSMVAEILFRYYS
- a CDS encoding PPK2 family polyphosphate kinase, producing MGHHIDQEWSELTQLTSSDDIPSETSVILGAPELGKKEAKKIRRRAVKRLVALQEALYAQATDGVLVVLQGLDTAGKDGTIRAVFGGVNPQGVKVHGFKVPTPDEAAHDYLYRIHQAVPARGEIGVFNRSHYEDLIVPLATKKMTEKAFMTRIDEIHEFESYLLEQKITIVKLYLHVSYEEQGRRLLSRLKNPEKHWKFSPNDLTTREHFSSFSEAYRRIIPATSFDELPWHIIPADQRWYRNSVASSIVTEAVAALAPHAPEIDIAHIAKIRDELTTELNDSNY
- a CDS encoding VIT1/CCC1 transporter family protein, which encodes MRYCEGMEAHHNGHRDISGGGARAAVFGVSDGLLSNVALILGVAGAHPAPKAVVIAGLAGLVAGAFSMGVGEYISMGAQRELFEHELRIEATEIRERPDAETRELTELYVSRGVPKELAAEVSDYLMRNPDTALQVHAQEELGVAPDSVGSPIQAALASFFSFAIGALIPLVAWFVTIGSAAVIASAISAGVASLLVGGGLAAMTGRSVSKGAARQFILSAVAALVTYGVGHFLGATIR
- the fdhD gene encoding formate dehydrogenase accessory sulfurtransferase FdhD → MPLAHSIETRRIIKFTDGVTSVAMDSLIQEEPLVIDVEWPGTDSVHFTTTMRTPGDDFALAIGILATESGITKDDIRQTRYCVGPGNIQDYNKVTVALRKPVKLQPSDLRPVSCGWCGTADLVDRLVVTMASSSSQSYQVRDVLDLFDEFDQHQKTFQATGASHAALLKPREGEIIMGEDVGRHNALDKAIGHAILDGVSLANGIALLSGRAGSDLVLKAARAGLSHIASVSAPTALAVELANQAGITLLGFVRSGRLNLYTHAEGLEETYDATRVLR
- a CDS encoding WhiB family transcriptional regulator; this encodes MESAKLATWDYEAWRSNAKCREMDPGWFFPVGVTGDAEIQIRRVKEFCAECAVSLECLEFALRTNQEYGIWGGKDEEERRMIRRIRRIQRRTRVAS
- a CDS encoding alpha/beta fold hydrolase, producing the protein MVNDLEVVFLHGQPGKKEDFALVHRWMDPRLRVVCMDRPGWGSNPLGVVGIEANAKWVLEQFGSRRVLLIGHSLGATIAVRAAQLDPERVAGLVLAAPPITQTSLVAIDRLLAARFFGDMTSALIAGVTLGIRRHSQFGRTRRSFLAEQRHLLAELRLVENQLPFVRCPSVIVAGLRDRVVPLAAMVHAADRLPSATLELLPASGHDILHSSPVALAAMIRGLLGQLRGDRRLESCS
- a CDS encoding MGDG synthase family glycosyltransferase, yielding MSTTKALLLSARMGGGHNGVARVVSEELASYGIECETRDFLDASPRMGRILERGFKLEVERAPWAYQLEFWLWNGFTPIVTFTRRVLQAFFQRGVARWIEDIDPDIIIALHPFSAQLLGQMRHQRNPVVSNRPIATFLTDYSVHPLWVHPDVDLHLCVSETAAVQARTRAGASGEIVVTGPFVDPKFFSHVDRQAAREALSIPNDRFVALIVSGSWGVGDIAETFQLLASNDEFFPVALCGHNRDLQVQLANDTRGLAVGWTDDVRLYMAAADVVIQNAGGLTSLEAMAAERPVISYRPIAGHGRENVAAMESAGATVWCHDKNELVEQVRSLSNEPSEQVNKQLGQFQPAPHQPILELLHEARLTQTTRRGVWALRLTRTAAMLIALFVMANLVSGVIGYHGLNLTKTASKSNYVYLSVRLSSQQLANPKIDRLATSSGIGVVVTGQQAISDPNAVRYAYHQGVEVINGGTGTSSDFNFILPENDLSTGRADLAHALGVQVNAYLPQNTMNAFDLAWASLHHQTIIPARIISHRFNINPNPGAILELNLTSMSITHAAKVIEAEITHLGRKHLILAPFATLHATSAVRA